In the genome of Sorangium aterium, one region contains:
- a CDS encoding RidA family protein — translation MNGDLEIVQPAGWPAPRGYANGVVTRGRTLHIAGQIGWDPASGQLRSDDLAEQFAQALDNVLAVVAAAGGEPGDVARMTVYVTDLEAYRGSLRAIGAAWRARFGKHFPAMALVGVAGLVERRALVEIEAVAALDARGEGAAVEIDAAAAAPPSTGARGEGGP, via the coding sequence GTGAATGGCGATCTCGAGATCGTGCAGCCGGCCGGGTGGCCTGCGCCGCGAGGCTACGCCAACGGCGTCGTGACGCGCGGCAGGACGCTGCACATCGCGGGGCAGATCGGGTGGGACCCCGCGTCCGGGCAGCTCCGGAGCGACGATCTGGCCGAGCAGTTCGCCCAGGCGCTCGACAACGTGCTCGCGGTCGTCGCGGCCGCCGGCGGGGAGCCGGGCGACGTCGCGCGCATGACCGTCTACGTGACCGATCTCGAGGCGTACAGGGGCTCGCTCCGCGCGATCGGCGCCGCGTGGCGGGCGCGGTTCGGCAAGCACTTCCCGGCGATGGCCCTCGTCGGCGTCGCGGGGCTCGTCGAGCGGCGCGCGCTCGTGGAGATCGAGGCCGTCGCGGCGCTCGACGCGCGCGGCGAGGGCGCGGCCGTGGAGATCGACGCGGCCGCGGCGGCGCCACCCTCCACGGGCGCGCGCGGCGAGGGCGGCCCGTGA
- a CDS encoding SDR family NAD(P)-dependent oxidoreductase: protein MSLEGRIALVTGGGRGIGRAIAERLAQGGARVAVAGRTQAEIEETAAAIGGVAVRLDVGDREGAPPALAALEGQLGHIDVLVNNAGVAESAPFDRTSDALWDRMLAVNVTGAFALCRALIPKMIARGFGRVVNVASTAGLVGCAYSTAYCASKHAMVGMTRAIAVEIARTPVTINCVCPGWVNTRMADEAISRIAEKTGRGEDAARRSLESMSPQGRMVEPAEVALVVAMLCSDEARSIHGQAIPVDGGQVMR from the coding sequence ATGTCCCTGGAAGGCAGGATCGCGCTCGTCACGGGTGGGGGTCGCGGCATCGGCAGGGCGATCGCCGAGCGGCTGGCGCAGGGCGGCGCGCGCGTCGCCGTCGCAGGCCGCACGCAGGCCGAGATCGAGGAGACGGCCGCGGCCATCGGGGGCGTCGCCGTCCGGCTCGACGTCGGCGATCGCGAGGGCGCGCCGCCGGCGCTCGCCGCGCTCGAAGGCCAGCTCGGGCACATCGACGTGCTCGTCAACAACGCGGGCGTCGCCGAGAGCGCGCCGTTCGACAGGACCAGCGACGCGCTCTGGGACCGCATGCTCGCGGTCAACGTGACCGGCGCCTTCGCGCTCTGCCGCGCCCTGATCCCGAAGATGATCGCGCGCGGGTTCGGGCGCGTCGTCAACGTCGCCTCGACCGCCGGGCTCGTCGGGTGCGCCTACTCGACCGCGTACTGCGCGTCGAAGCACGCCATGGTCGGCATGACCCGCGCCATCGCGGTGGAGATCGCCCGGACGCCGGTGACCATCAACTGCGTCTGCCCCGGGTGGGTGAACACGAGGATGGCGGACGAGGCGATCTCCCGCATCGCCGAGAAGACCGGGCGGGGCGAGGACGCGGCGCGGCGGTCGCTCGAGTCGATGTCGCCTCAGGGCCGGATGGTCGAGCCCGCCGAGGTCGCGCTCGTCGTGGCGATGCTCTGCAGCGACGAGGCGCGCAGCATCCATGGCCAGGCGATCCCGGTCGACGGGGGGCAGGTGATGCGGTGA